The following are from one region of the Carassius auratus strain Wakin chromosome 13, ASM336829v1, whole genome shotgun sequence genome:
- the LOC113112639 gene encoding transcription factor LBX1-like, with product MTSKEDAKGASVEDRRRSPLDLLPPPANSNKPLTPFSIEDILNKPSVKRSYTICGTAHLLSSGEKLPSTGHPLSNRALLTQTSPLCALEELASKTFKGLEVSVLQAAEGRDGMTLFGQRNTPKKRRKSRTAFTNHQIYELEKRFLYQKYLSPADRDQIAQQLGLTNAQVITWFQNRRAKLKRDLEEMKADVESAKAVGSVPFEKIAKLAELEKCVNGTLGESGAKSPSRSNHEHEGTNKLHMSPSSPFTDHTTSKECSEDEDEEIDVDD from the exons ATGACCTCCAAAGAAGACGCAAAAGGCGCCTCGGTTGAGGATCGAAGGCGCAGTCCGTTGGACCTTCTTCCTCCACCTGCTAACTCAAACAAGCCCCTCACTCCGTTCAGCATAGAGGATATTTTAAACAAACCTTCTGTCAAACGAAGTTACACAATTTGCGGCACCGCGCACCTGCTTTCGTCCGGTGAGAAGCTCCCATCCACGGGCCATCCCCTCTCCAACCGCGCGTTGCTCACCCAGACATCTCCACTGTGCGCCCTGGAGGAACTCGCCAGCAAAACCTTCAAGGGTCTGGAAGTCAGTGTTCTACAAGCGGCAGAAG gAAGAGACGGCATGACACTCTTCGGTCAGAGGAATACACCTAAAAAGAGGAGAAAGTCGAGAACAGCCTTTACCAATCACCAAATTTACGAACTGGAGAAAAGATTTCTCTATCAGAAATATCTGTCTCCTGCTGATCGGGATCAGATCGCTCAGCAGCTCGGGCTCACGAATGCTCAAGTCATCACCTGGTTCCAGAACCGTCGAGCCAAGCTCAAAAGAGACCTGGAGGAGATGAAAGCGGACGTGGAATCGGCCAAAGCAGTGGGCTCAGTACCTTTTGAGAAAATCGCCAAATTGGCAGAACTAGAGAAATGCGTTAATGGCACTCTCGGAGAGTCAGGGGCCAAGTCTCCATCACGATCTAACCACGAGCACGAGGGCACCAACAAACTCCACATGTCACCATCATCACCGTTTACAGACCACACAACGAGCAAAGAGTGCTCagaggatgaagacgaggaaaTTGATGTCGATGACTGA